In a genomic window of Tissierella sp. Yu-01:
- a CDS encoding ABC transporter permease: protein MQDRNRTSSKNKFNIVEFAKNIGFASFTSALMAIVLGLIFGFIVMFAAIPSSASAGFRYVLLGGLKRIGDVFYFATPIIMTGLSVGFAFKMGLFNIGASGQYTMGMFFALYVGFMMDLPSNIHWIVAILAGMIGGMIWGFIPGIFKALLNVNEVITSIMFNYIGMYLVDMIVQSNAIMYEPIKTRTRYLPAEVQIPSLGISGSNVNLGIIFAIIIGIILYIVLQKTTFGYELKATGFNKHASEYAGMKGKTNIIITMVIAGALSGLGGAFAILAPSAIAGSSMTYEPINIISQVGFNGIAVALLGNSHPIGTIFAAIFISHIQRGGTLASLVGYKPEIIDVVIAVIIYFSAFAMIMNSALARFIKRHITHSEEDIAIVDDVVSPIEHSEPHQITDDENPDNNTKEAE, encoded by the coding sequence ATGCAGGATAGAAATAGAACATCATCTAAAAATAAATTTAATATTGTAGAATTTGCTAAAAATATTGGGTTTGCTTCATTCACATCTGCGCTTATGGCTATTGTTCTTGGCTTAATATTCGGTTTTATTGTTATGTTCGCTGCAATACCAAGTAGTGCGTCTGCAGGTTTCAGATATGTATTATTGGGAGGATTAAAGCGAATTGGTGACGTCTTTTACTTTGCAACACCAATTATTATGACAGGACTTTCCGTTGGTTTCGCGTTTAAAATGGGTTTGTTTAACATAGGGGCTTCAGGTCAGTACACAATGGGTATGTTCTTTGCCCTTTATGTTGGATTTATGATGGATTTACCTAGTAATATTCATTGGATTGTAGCTATACTGGCAGGAATGATAGGCGGAATGATTTGGGGCTTTATCCCTGGGATTTTCAAAGCTTTATTAAACGTAAATGAAGTAATCACCTCTATAATGTTTAACTATATTGGGATGTACCTTGTTGATATGATTGTACAGAGTAATGCTATTATGTATGAACCAATAAAAACCAGAACACGTTATTTACCAGCTGAAGTGCAGATTCCTTCTCTGGGAATATCAGGTTCAAATGTAAATTTAGGTATAATATTTGCAATTATAATAGGTATTATTCTGTATATTGTACTTCAAAAGACTACATTTGGTTATGAATTAAAGGCGACTGGATTCAACAAGCATGCAAGTGAATACGCAGGCATGAAGGGTAAGACAAATATCATTATTACCATGGTAATAGCAGGAGCTCTTTCAGGACTTGGTGGAGCATTTGCAATACTTGCACCATCTGCAATTGCCGGAAGTAGTATGACATATGAACCAATAAATATAATTTCACAAGTAGGCTTCAATGGTATAGCCGTAGCTCTACTAGGGAATTCACACCCTATAGGAACTATATTTGCAGCTATTTTCATATCACATATACAACGTGGAGGAACCCTAGCAAGCCTTGTAGGATATAAGCCAGAAATAATCGACGTTGTAATTGCAGTAATCATATACTTCTCAGCATTTGCTATGATTATGAATTCAGCACTTGCTAGATTTATCAAGAGACATATTACCCATAGTGAAGAAGATATAGCTATTGTAGATGATGTTGTTAGTCCTATAGAGCATAGTGAGCCTCATCAAATTACTGATGATGAGAACCCTGATAATAATACAAAGGAGGCAGAATAA
- a CDS encoding ABC transporter permease, whose product MDIIFYLIQNMLPVAIPLLLVALGGMFSEVGGIINLALEGIMLFGAFFGALFVYFAQDSGMNPQTILLIGMLVAAVAGLIYSLLLSFAAVTMKANQTISGTSLNMLIPAAILLFSKMFFNSDGITTNVNFYIRKIPVLGDIPVLGEMFFQRTYLTVIIGVIFLIIATIVFYKTRFGLRLRACGEHPHAADSVGINVYTMRYLGTSISGILGGIGGFFYSVGVMDGNVNGHTGVAGFGFLALAVMIFGQWRPGKIFFAAMFFAFLRTLAYSVALIPFLYNLGINQTYYKMMPYIATMVVLAFTSKKSRAPKAEGIPYDKSLR is encoded by the coding sequence ATGGATATTATATTTTATTTAATTCAAAATATGCTTCCTGTAGCTATTCCACTGCTTCTTGTAGCATTAGGTGGTATGTTCAGTGAAGTTGGTGGAATAATTAACTTAGCACTTGAAGGTATTATGCTATTTGGCGCATTCTTTGGTGCCTTATTTGTGTATTTTGCACAGGATTCAGGCATGAATCCTCAAACAATATTACTAATAGGAATGCTGGTGGCTGCAGTTGCTGGATTAATATACTCACTATTATTATCCTTTGCAGCGGTTACCATGAAAGCTAATCAGACAATTTCTGGTACATCTTTAAATATGTTAATTCCAGCAGCAATTCTATTGTTTTCAAAAATGTTTTTTAATAGTGATGGTATAACAACAAATGTAAATTTTTATATTCGAAAGATACCAGTTTTAGGGGATATACCAGTTTTAGGTGAGATGTTCTTCCAAAGGACATATCTAACGGTAATAATAGGTGTAATATTCCTTATTATAGCTACAATAGTTTTCTATAAAACTAGATTTGGTTTAAGACTTCGTGCTTGTGGTGAACATCCTCATGCAGCAGATTCTGTAGGTATCAATGTATATACAATGAGGTATTTAGGAACTAGTATTTCAGGTATTCTTGGTGGAATCGGAGGATTCTTTTACTCTGTAGGTGTAATGGATGGTAATGTAAATGGTCATACAGGGGTTGCAGGATTTGGTTTCTTGGCATTAGCTGTAATGATCTTTGGTCAGTGGAGGCCTGGAAAGATATTTTTTGCCGCCATGTTCTTCGCATTTCTAAGAACCTTGGCTTATTCGGTTGCCTTGATACCATTCTTATACAATCTAGGTATTAATCAAACATACTATAAGATGATGCCTTATATTGCTACAATGGTTGTACTTGCATTCACATCTAAGAAATCAAGAGCACCTAAAGCTGAAGGTATACCATACGATAAGTCGTTAAGATAG
- a CDS encoding BMP family ABC transporter substrate-binding protein — MKKILALTLAIAMVAMSLVGCSAPAENGGNAPAENGGNAPAENGGGSASDGFEIALITDKGNIDDKSFNQGSWEGVVAFAEAEGISHQYIKPEEASDAGYLAAIDLAVTAGAKVVVTPGFLFEVPIYEAQTRYPDVKFILLDGTPHTADYATFETKENVASILYSEEQSGYLAGYAAVMDGMTKLGFMGGMAVPAVQAFGYGYLQGAEDAAEELGLADGSIEATYHYTGNFEENDTNKATARTMFQEGTEVIFACGGAVGKSVMSAASEADAKVIGVDVDQRYDSETVMTSATKGLAASVVAVLESIYKTDSWDTFGGKTTYFNAANDGVGLPTTVIGDENADAFDRFEQFTMDQYEEIYAKLVDGSVEPQRTIEVADATGYATAEELTNSLGLVKVKVTTR, encoded by the coding sequence GCATTGACTTTAGCTATTGCTATGGTAGCTATGAGTTTAGTAGGTTGTAGTGCTCCAGCAGAAAACGGAGGAAATGCTCCAGCAGAAAACGGAGGAAATGCACCAGCTGAAAATGGAGGAGGCAGTGCTTCAGATGGATTTGAAATCGCACTTATTACTGACAAAGGTAATATCGATGACAAGTCATTTAACCAAGGATCATGGGAAGGTGTGGTAGCGTTTGCTGAGGCAGAAGGTATCTCACACCAATACATTAAACCTGAAGAGGCTTCAGATGCTGGTTATTTAGCAGCAATTGATTTAGCTGTAACAGCTGGAGCAAAAGTAGTAGTTACTCCAGGATTCTTATTTGAAGTTCCAATTTATGAAGCTCAAACTAGATATCCAGATGTTAAGTTCATACTTCTAGATGGTACTCCACATACAGCAGACTATGCTACATTTGAAACAAAGGAAAATGTTGCAAGTATACTATACTCTGAAGAACAATCAGGATACCTTGCTGGTTATGCTGCAGTTATGGATGGTATGACTAAGTTAGGATTCATGGGTGGTATGGCAGTACCTGCAGTACAGGCATTTGGTTATGGTTACTTACAAGGTGCAGAAGATGCAGCTGAAGAACTAGGCCTTGCTGATGGCTCAATAGAAGCAACATATCATTACACTGGAAACTTTGAAGAAAATGACACTAACAAAGCTACTGCAAGAACTATGTTCCAAGAAGGAACAGAAGTAATATTTGCATGTGGTGGCGCTGTTGGTAAGAGTGTTATGTCTGCAGCTAGCGAAGCAGATGCAAAAGTTATTGGCGTTGACGTAGACCAAAGATATGATAGTGAAACTGTTATGACTTCAGCAACAAAAGGTCTAGCAGCATCTGTTGTAGCTGTTTTAGAATCAATCTATAAGACAGATAGTTGGGATACATTTGGCGGAAAGACAACATATTTCAACGCTGCAAACGACGGTGTTGGTTTACCAACAACTGTTATAGGTGACGAAAATGCTGATGCATTTGATAGATTCGAACAATTCACAATGGATCAATATGAAGAAATATATGCTAAGCTTGTGGATGGTTCTGTAGAGCCACAACGTACTATAGAAGTTGCTGATGCTACAGGTTATGCAACAGCTGAAGAACTTACTAATTCATTAGGCCTTGTAAAGGTTAAAGTAACAACTAGATAA
- a CDS encoding ABC transporter ATP-binding protein: MNNITKKFPGIIANDNITLRLKRGEIHALLGENGAGKSTLMSVLFGLYQAEEGEIKKDGQVVKINNPNDANALGIGMVHQHFKLVENFTVLENIMLGVEPNTLGFLKKKDAKDKVIDISEKYGLRVDPDALIEDITVGMQQRVEILKMLYRDNEILIFDEPTAVLTPQEIKELLQIMKGFADEGKSILFITHKLNEIMDVADRCTVLRKGKYIGTVDIKDTTKEELSKMMVGRDITFKVEKKESKPGDVILSVRNVTVLSGTNKKDVVKNVSFDVKAGEIVCLAGIDGNGQTEFVQALTGLDKISSGSISLCGKDITKASIRQRSISGMSHIPEDRHKHGLVLDYKLEENLVLQRYWQSDFQKNGFIKFDAVREYAEELIERFDIRSGQGPISIARSMSGGNQQKAIIAREIDKDHELLVAVQPTRGLDVGAIEYIHKQLVARRDAGKAVFLVSLELDEVMNVSDRILVMYEGEIVGELDPKKTTVQELGLYMSGAKRDSVKEINDAG, from the coding sequence ATGAACAATATTACAAAAAAATTCCCAGGCATTATTGCTAACGATAATATAACCCTTCGTTTAAAGAGGGGAGAAATACATGCACTATTAGGTGAAAACGGTGCAGGAAAATCCACACTGATGAGTGTACTCTTTGGTCTTTATCAGGCTGAAGAAGGTGAGATAAAAAAAGATGGGCAAGTTGTGAAAATCAATAACCCTAATGATGCAAATGCTCTGGGGATTGGTATGGTCCATCAACACTTTAAATTGGTGGAGAACTTTACTGTGCTTGAAAACATCATGCTTGGTGTTGAACCTAATACTTTGGGCTTCTTAAAAAAGAAGGACGCTAAAGATAAAGTTATAGATATTTCTGAGAAATATGGTCTTAGAGTTGATCCTGATGCCTTAATTGAAGACATAACGGTAGGGATGCAACAAAGAGTTGAAATATTAAAAATGCTCTATAGGGATAATGAAATACTGATTTTTGATGAACCTACTGCTGTATTAACACCGCAGGAGATTAAGGAATTATTGCAGATAATGAAAGGATTTGCCGATGAGGGTAAATCAATTCTATTTATTACTCATAAACTTAACGAAATAATGGATGTTGCTGATAGATGTACAGTACTGAGAAAAGGTAAATACATTGGAACTGTAGATATTAAGGACACAACCAAGGAAGAACTATCAAAGATGATGGTTGGAAGGGACATAACTTTCAAGGTTGAAAAGAAAGAGTCAAAACCTGGTGATGTTATTTTATCTGTAAGAAATGTGACGGTTTTATCTGGTACAAATAAGAAAGATGTAGTAAAGAATGTTTCCTTTGATGTTAAAGCCGGTGAAATAGTATGTTTAGCTGGTATTGATGGTAATGGACAAACTGAGTTTGTTCAAGCTTTAACAGGATTAGATAAAATAAGTTCAGGAAGCATTAGCTTGTGTGGAAAGGATATTACGAAAGCATCAATTAGGCAACGTTCAATATCTGGAATGAGCCATATACCAGAAGACAGACATAAACATGGTCTTGTTTTAGATTATAAGCTAGAAGAAAATTTGGTTCTTCAAAGATACTGGCAAAGTGATTTTCAAAAAAATGGTTTTATAAAATTTGATGCAGTAAGAGAATATGCTGAAGAACTAATAGAAAGATTTGATATAAGAAGCGGACAGGGTCCTATTTCCATAGCACGAAGCATGTCAGGTGGTAATCAACAAAAAGCTATTATAGCTAGAGAAATAGATAAAGACCATGAACTACTAGTAGCTGTACAGCCAACAAGAGGATTGGATGTAGGGGCTATTGAATATATTCATAAGCAATTAGTTGCTAGACGTGATGCTGGTAAAGCAGTATTTTTAGTTTCATTGGAGCTTGATGAAGTGATGAATGTAAGTGATCGTATTTTGGTAATGTATGAAGGTGAAATTGTAGGAGAACTTGATCCAAAGAAAACTACTGTACAAGAACTTGGACTTTATATGTCAGGAGCAAAAAGAGATAGCGTAAAGGAGATTAATGATGCAGGATAG
- the rpoN gene encoding RNA polymerase factor sigma-54, translating into MKLSYNLNLEQTQKLIMTPELRQAIQLLQYNSLELNEYLSMELQENPMLEMENPPAGDLESLTIDTKEPEIDWKEFIEKYDDISYKQQIDRNEKEHNIEAYISYDPTLREHLMSQLSLLKIAELDFKIAEYLINNIDDNGYLIIPTEEIAKLTKVSEQKVEDVLNIVQTFEPTGVGARSLKECLLLQLEESTDDVIKKLITNHLEDIANNRLIKIAKENDLSPIIVQDICDFIKTLEPKPGRMFKSNSDIKYIIPDATIQLVDDEYIIIINDITGPRLKINNFYKNMLKDGGDVKATDYLQDKFNSAMWIIKSIEQRRQTIYKVVESILKFQYDFFKVGEKALVPLTLKDIAEDIQMHESTISRATNGKYVQTPRGLFELKYFFTAGLSSAQGDVSSTSVKVMIKDIIDKENVKKPLSDQQISNILKDKGTNISRRTVAKYREELNIPASNLRKRI; encoded by the coding sequence TTGAAGCTTAGTTATAATCTTAACTTAGAACAAACCCAAAAATTAATAATGACCCCAGAATTAAGGCAAGCTATTCAATTGCTCCAATATAATAGCCTAGAGCTAAATGAATATCTGTCAATGGAATTGCAAGAAAATCCTATGTTGGAGATGGAAAATCCACCTGCAGGGGATTTAGAGAGCCTAACCATAGATACAAAAGAGCCAGAGATAGATTGGAAAGAATTTATTGAAAAATATGATGATATTAGTTATAAACAACAGATAGATAGAAATGAAAAGGAACACAATATAGAAGCTTATATAAGCTATGATCCAACTTTAAGAGAACATTTAATGTCTCAGCTTAGTCTACTTAAAATTGCCGAACTAGATTTTAAAATTGCTGAATACTTAATCAATAATATAGATGATAATGGATACCTGATTATACCTACAGAAGAAATTGCTAAGTTGACCAAAGTAAGTGAACAAAAAGTTGAAGATGTGTTAAATATTGTTCAGACATTTGAGCCTACTGGAGTAGGAGCTAGAAGTTTAAAGGAATGTTTATTATTACAACTAGAAGAAAGTACTGATGATGTTATAAAAAAACTAATAACAAATCATTTGGAGGATATTGCTAACAATAGACTGATTAAAATAGCCAAAGAAAACGATCTAAGTCCAATAATAGTACAAGATATTTGCGATTTTATAAAAACCCTTGAACCTAAGCCGGGTAGAATGTTTAAAAGTAATTCAGATATTAAATATATAATTCCAGATGCTACTATTCAGTTAGTAGATGATGAATATATAATTATAATAAATGATATTACAGGACCAAGATTGAAGATTAATAATTTTTATAAGAACATGTTAAAAGACGGCGGAGATGTTAAAGCGACTGATTATTTACAAGATAAGTTTAATTCTGCAATGTGGATTATAAAAAGCATTGAGCAACGAAGACAGACTATATACAAGGTAGTAGAATCCATATTAAAATTCCAATATGATTTCTTTAAAGTAGGAGAAAAGGCTCTGGTACCTCTTACCTTAAAGGATATAGCAGAGGATATCCAAATGCATGAATCAACCATTTCTAGAGCTACAAATGGTAAATATGTACAAACCCCTAGGGGGTTATTTGAGCTTAAATACTTTTTTACAGCAGGGCTAAGTAGTGCTCAAGGAGATGTTTCATCTACAAGTGTAAAAGTCATGATAAAAGATATCATTGATAAAGAAAATGTTAAGAAACCATTAAGCGATCAACAAATATCAAATATTTTAAAGGATAAAGGAACAAATATTTCAAGAAGAACTGTTGCTAAATACAGGGAAGAATTAAATATACCTGCTTCTAACCTAAGAAAGAGAATATAG